Proteins encoded together in one Cryptococcus deuterogattii R265 chromosome 13, complete sequence window:
- a CDS encoding protein transporter SEC61 subunit beta: protein MADTKRPTSPSTPGQSSSFAVARPHGANAVRRRAPAAARPTSTRAAGAGGSSNTMLKLYTDSGEAGLKVDPFVVIVLSISFIASIFFLHITAKIIRAFTN, encoded by the exons ATG GCCGACACTAAGCGCCCCACATCTCCCTCTACTCCCggacaatcttcttctttcgctgTTGCTAGGCCTCATGGTGCTAACGCTGTTCG ACGACGCGCTCCCGCAGCTGCTCGACCTACCTCAACCCGTGCAGCCGGTGCTGGTGGCTCTTCCAACACCATGCTTAAACTCTATACCGACTCTGGGGAGGCTGGTCTTAAAGT TGATCCCTTTGTCGTCATcgtcctttccatctcttttatcgcctccatcttcttccttcacatcACCGCCAAGATTATCAGAGCTTTTACCAACTAG
- a CDS encoding tRNA pseudouridine(38-40) synthase, which produces MEHTEPMKRPRSPSPQQAEAPEAKRPHIELAPVPAAVQVDAEEAMFNVEEEIQSGKGRRGKRGNGGQARKEKKEKRDAKDPRAQRAWEPREKTDGEKRLPKRRCAVLIGYCGTGYQGMQIQDHTDRTIEGEIFAALVKAGAVSTDNAVDARKVDIARAARTDAGVHAAGNVISIKMITEPPLPEGFKNVAEYVNTFLPDQIRMWGWVRTVKSFNARTAADSRIYEYLLPSYCLIPPHKDDPLAKHLDISSPDWREIVGQDPCSFADARFPMPTSDEGEVDPKVRGEYERKRKWRVDEKTLNRFRDIVAQYKGTHNFYNYTVGKPFNDRAVKRFMIKLEVKEPKVYGEIEWISVQIHGQSFMLHQIRKMISMAMLACRTGSPPSLLPETFGPKKIHIPKAPPLGLLLEAPQFGVYNDRITQKLNGITEDRDPVNFGLYADEIYAFKVKWIYEMLRKEELEKNVFHKWIQMMDNIKNDSLGYLNSKGIIPAEATALVLEQESKRREGQKAQKEGAEAGAEEIESDDEEVDQEALKRGDLEG; this is translated from the exons ATGGAACACACAGAACCCATGAAGAGGCCCAGATCGCCATCTCCGCAGCAAGCAGAGGCACCAGAGGCCAAAAGACCCCATATCGAACTGGCACCGGTACCTGCTGCAGTCCAAGTTGATGCCGAAGAAGCAATGTTCAacgtcgaagaagaaatccaAAGTGGTAAAGGACgaagggggaagagaggaaatggCGGCCAGGCTcgcaaagagaagaaagagaagcgaGATGCCAAGGACCCGAGGGCTCAACGAGCTTGGGAACcgagagagaagactgaTGGCGAAAAGCGATTGCCCAAGAGGAGGTGTGCGGTGTTAATTGG TTACTGTGGTACTGGATACCAGGGTATGCAAAT ACAAGACCACACCGACCGAACAATCGAAGGCGAAATCTTCGCTGCTCTTGTCAAAGCTGGCGCTGTCTCTACAGATAATGCTGTCGATGCCCGCAAGGTTGACATTGCTCGAGCTGCTCGAACAGATGCCGGTGTCCACGCCGCTGGCAAtgtcatctccatcaaaATGATCACGGAACCGCCTCTTCCCGAAGGTTTCAAAAACGTCGCCGAGTATGTCAACACCTTTTTGCCCGACCAAATTAGGATGTGGGGCTGGGTGAGAACTGTCAAGTCCTTCAACGCCCGAAC AGCTGCCGACTCTCGTATATATGAgtatcttcttccatcatacTGTCTGATACCTCCTCACAAAGACGACCCTCTTGCCAAGCATCTCGATATATCTTCTCCCGACTGGCGAGAAATCGTCGGTCAGGATCCTTGTTCCTTTGCCGACGCTAGATTCCCCATGCCCACCTCTGATGAGGGTGAAGTCGACCCTAAGGTCCGAGGAGAGTacgagagaaagagaaagtggagagtGGATGAAAAGACTTTGAACCGGTTCAGAGACATCGTTGCCCAATACAAGGGTACACA CAACTTCTACAATTACACTGTTGGCAAGCCTTTTAATGACCGAGCGGTCAAGAGGTTTATGATCAAGCTCGAGGTGAAGGAACCCAAGGTATATGGAGAGATTGAATGGATTTCCGTCCAAATCCACGGACAAAGTTTCATGCTCCATCAAATC CGAAAAATGATCTCCATGGCCATGCTCGCCTGCCGAACAGGTTCCCCGCCCTCTCTGCTCCCCGAGACATTCGGCCCCAAAAAAATTCACATTCCCAaagctcctcctctcggTCTCTTGCTCGAGGCTCCTCAATTTGGTGTCTACAACGATAGGATCACCCAGAAGTTGAATGGTATCACCGAAGACAGAGACCCTGTAAACTTTGGACTCTATGCGGATGAGATCTATGCTTTCAAGGTGAAGTGGATCTATGAAAtgctgaggaaggaggagttggagaagaatgt TTTCCACAAATGGATCCAAATGATGGACAACATCAAGAACGATTCTCTGGGTTACCTCAA CTCTAAAGGCATTATTCCGGCAGAAGCCACTGCCCTGGTTCTTGAGCAGGAGAGCAAGCGAAGAGAGGGTCAGAAAGCTCAGAAGGAAGGTGCTGAAGCCGGGGCTGAGGAAATTGAgagtgacgatgaggaggttgaCCAGGAAGCCTTGAAGAGGGGTGATTTGGAGGGATGA
- a CDS encoding scavenger mRNA-decapping enzyme DcpS, with protein MSSETPGPLEITPALLAGFEPQRILSESTMTGSTFIFGTLAGHQAIIHVQKTVVVGKDAEDAVKVLENVKLLLENAPYYSAHAWTKPDPSNPDYVVKVICPATADHIKKYSIQERYVVRETAEVYEQVVKPYIEEMPVSKIGWVYEILEGRKEAERVYYRSEGDDGFVILPDLKWDETTENALYLTCLVQDRSIKSLRDLKPSHVPLLKNIREKAAAEVSKRFGVDAGKLRLFVHYHPTYYHFHVHIVHIRHDNLFGQVAGQAHLLDDLISLLELSPADGPSLLARKSFTYTLGVEHRLFPLMLKAGAVLGSPITITDAEAKAEPIFATPVNPAVSTPSLGAAEPATDLEEPEAKRARI; from the exons ATGTCCTCTGAAACTCCAGGCCCCCTCGAAATCACACCCGCGCTTCTTGCAGGCTTTGAGCCACAGCGAATCCTCTCCGAGTCTACAATGACTGGCTCGACATTTATCTTCGGCACACTCGCTGGACACCAAGCTATTATCCATGTCCAGAAGACTGTAGTGGTTGGAAAGGATGCAGAGGACGCCGTCAAGGTTCTTGAAAATgtcaagcttcttcttgaaaaCGCTCCT TATTACTCTGCCCATGCGTGGACCAAGCCAGACCCGTCCAACCCCGACTATGTCGTCAAGGTTATCTGCCCTGCCACAGCAGACCACATCAAAAAGTACTCCATTCAGGAGCGTTACGTCGTTAGGGAAACCGCGGAGGTATATGAACAAGTCGTGAAACCTTACATTGAGGAAATGCCCGTTTCCAAGATCGGATG GGTTTATGAAATCCTTGAAGGTCGAAAGGAAGCCGAACGAGTCTACTATCGTTCTGAAGGTGATGACGGTTTCGTAATTCTCCCTGACTTGAAGTGGGATGAGACCACAGAAAACGCCCTT TATCTCACATGTCTCGTTCAAGACCGCAGCATCAAGTCCCTCCGCGACCTGAAGCCATCGCACGTTCCCCTTTTAAAGAACATTagggagaaggctgctgcCGAAGTCAGTAAAAGGTTCGGTGTGGATGCTGGAAAGTTGAGGCTGTTTGTGCACTACCACCCTACTTATT ACCATTTCCACGTGCACATTGTGCATATCAGACATGACAATCTCTTTGGTCAGGTCGCTGGTCAAGCTCACTTGCTCGATGATCTCATCTCCCTA CTCGAATTGTCTCCTGCCGATGGCCCTTCACTTCTCGCCCGAAAATCATTCACCTACACTCTTGGAGTCGAGCACAGGCTTTTCCCACTCATGCTCAAAGCTGGCGCCGTTCTCGGTAGCCCCATCACAATTACCGATGCAGAAGCCAAAGCTGAACCCATTTTCGCCACCCCCGTGAACCCTGCCGTCTCGACTCCCTCTCTCGGTGCCGCCGAGCCTGCCACTGACCTTGAAGAACCAGAGGCGAAGCGCGCCCGCATTTAA
- a CDS encoding mitochondrial protein, with product MPMSLPDLSKGQSLILTALAAALGTTTLILSFQALRREALTERLKRQVGEDVEEWEKSREGSGLSSPDEKVERIVRKEKNWGKDFDEGLIREQLTRNYNFLGEESMGLVRKAYVVLVGCGGVGSWCAVMLLRSGVGRILLIDFDLTTLSSLNRHACATLEDVGTPKVVAMQKYLKKIAPWAQIDVEIGLWRKGDGEKWLEGADWVVDAIDNIDTKADLLAHCHEQGIKVFASMGAGAKKDPTRVQIADISSTYEDPLARSVRRRLRMAGISSGIPVVYSTETPSDVKLLPLDEEEFKRGAVKELQAFDDFRVRIMPVLGPLPAIFGLNIATYILLDLAGKPLTDYMEIKNRKRVYQSLERGLSDREAKVQGKKLQDKLPISLEDIGFVFEELYHGRSSLPPFEVLQKANVIRWHKNQDLSVDNLVVMGNKDAEKHTKECLIGDKHVREVWGDEIVDFINRKSDEARKTIVWRRG from the exons ATGCCCATGTCGCTGCCGGACTTATCTAAGGGCCAgtctctcatcctcaccgCCCTTGCCGCCGCCCTCGGCACAACAACTCTCATCCTGTCTTTCCAGGCACTTCGGCGCGAAGCTCTGACGGAGCGGCTCAAACGCCAAGTCGGAGAAGACGTCGAagaatgggagaagagcCGTGAAGGCAGTGGATTGAGTAGCCCTGatgagaaggttgagaggatcgtgagaaaggagaagaactGGGGGAAGGATTTTGATGAAGGGTTGATCAGGGAACAGCTTACCAGGAATTACAATTttttgggagaagagtcTATGGGGTTGGTTAGGAAAGCCTATGTGGTGCTTGTTGGATGCGGCGGAGTTGGAAGTTGGTGTGCGGTTATGCTGTTAAGAAG TGGTGTTGGCCGTATTCTCCTTATCGAC TTTGACCTCAcaaccctttcctctctcaatAGACATGCTTGTGCCACTCTTGAGGATGTAGGCACCCCGAAAGTTGTTGCCATGCAAAAGTATCTTAAAAAGATTGCTCCCTGGGCTCA GATTGACGTTGAAATCGGATTATGGCGTAAAGGCGACGGAGAAAAGTGGCTTGAAGGTGCCGACTGGGTTGTGGATGCGATCGACAACATCGACACTAAGGCTGATCTTCTCGCACACTGCCACGAGCAAGGAATTAAGGTATTTGCCAGTATGGGTGCGGGTGCGAAAAAGGACCCTACAAGAGTCCAGATCGC GGACATCTCTTCGACTTACGAAGATCCTCTTGCAAGGAGCGTGAGGCGAAGGCTGAGAATGGCTGGTATCTCCTCCGGTATCCC TGTGGTCTATTCCACCGAGACCCCATCTGATgtcaagcttcttccactggatgaagaagaattcaaGCGAGGCGCCGTCAAAGAATTACAAGCATTTGACGATTTCCGAGTACGAATTATGCCTGTGCTTGGTCCCTTGCCCGCCATTTTTGGTCTGAACATTGCCACTTatatccttcttgacctcGCCGGCAAGCCCTTGACAGATTACATGGAGATCAAAAACCGTAAGAGGGTATACCAATCCCTCGAGAGGGGACTGTCCGATCGAGAAGCTAAGGTGCAGGGTAAAAAGTTACAGGACAAGTTGCCGATTTCCCTTGAAGATATTGGATTTGTATTTGAAGAGCTTTACCACGGTCGATCAAGTCTGCCACCTTTCGAAGTGCTTCAGAAGGCCAATGTCATCAGATGGCACAAGAACCAAGATTTATCCGTTGACAACCTTGTGGTGATGGGGAACAAGGACGCAGAAAAGCACACCAAAGAGTGCTTGATTGGTGACAAGCATGTGCGCGAGGTCTGGGGTGATGAGATTGTTGATTTTATCAACCGAAAGTCTGATGAGGCGCGGAAGACTATTGTCTGGAGAAGGGGTTAG